From Granulicella sp. WH15, the proteins below share one genomic window:
- a CDS encoding site-specific integrase, whose translation MSKRKLASEFLANIPPLPASIGYYDGFSDSYGQITEPNRSDQWPVSFDGRDVTLDFSVFDTQVRQLMKSWCALLLSRLSPVTAEYYFYRLSTVPIDQIEELLTCNIQEIKSVWRQLHDENIPYPVFQALKSLLSFLCTHGVGNWRPEWLDLISQLQLPKIDKYASVRMGKVFLTVDEEAAIVRHIDDLCIQLQTQQSSVSTDLLEASAILMCSYQFGLRAKQIAMLEMRNIRIWKDGLDGHSAVHLTFTMIKQRSSNRVFPMVRRVKREWTPLFIELFENARMRGLGGGDHVFHRTPLEVGKVLGDLTESLLNSRRTVIELRHTAAQRLVDAGASEEELAAFMGHTDLNTGLIYFSSSPSQGARINQALGISKTYQNVVKIAHDRFISPAELAELKGDQQIGGVPHGIPIAGIGGCTVGQPSCPYNPVTSCYGCSRFMPVAVAAIHQEVLNNLREVMKLFYSSSHGERGSPAFQIESTISKVQAILDEIGGEQHEPIL comes from the coding sequence ATGTCAAAGCGGAAACTGGCCTCGGAGTTTCTGGCAAATATTCCACCACTCCCGGCGTCAATAGGTTATTACGACGGCTTTTCTGATTCCTACGGGCAGATTACTGAGCCAAATCGCTCTGATCAGTGGCCGGTATCGTTTGATGGGCGTGATGTAACGCTTGACTTTAGTGTTTTTGATACTCAGGTCCGACAGCTCATGAAAAGTTGGTGTGCTTTACTTTTAAGCCGTCTTTCCCCGGTCACTGCAGAATACTACTTTTACCGGCTATCCACAGTTCCCATTGATCAAATCGAAGAATTGTTGACCTGCAATATCCAAGAAATCAAATCAGTATGGAGACAATTGCACGATGAAAATATTCCCTATCCTGTGTTTCAAGCACTTAAGAGTCTCTTATCTTTTCTGTGTACACATGGCGTTGGAAACTGGAGACCCGAATGGCTCGATCTAATCTCACAACTACAGTTACCGAAGATCGATAAATATGCTTCGGTCAGGATGGGAAAAGTATTCCTGACGGTCGATGAAGAGGCCGCAATCGTGCGGCACATCGATGATCTATGTATTCAGCTTCAGACGCAACAGTCGTCTGTCTCGACTGATCTACTTGAGGCGTCTGCCATCCTGATGTGTTCTTACCAATTCGGACTGAGGGCCAAGCAAATTGCCATGCTTGAAATGCGGAATATCCGAATTTGGAAGGATGGTCTTGATGGACACTCCGCAGTTCACCTTACCTTTACGATGATTAAGCAGCGGTCTTCGAACCGAGTCTTTCCAATGGTGCGAAGAGTTAAACGAGAATGGACCCCATTGTTCATTGAATTATTCGAGAACGCACGAATGCGTGGGCTGGGAGGGGGAGACCATGTTTTTCATCGCACCCCCCTCGAGGTTGGAAAAGTACTTGGTGACTTGACAGAGTCTTTGTTAAATTCCCGGCGAACGGTGATTGAGCTGCGGCACACAGCAGCTCAGCGACTCGTTGATGCGGGCGCAAGCGAGGAGGAGCTTGCCGCATTCATGGGACACACAGACCTCAATACCGGTCTGATCTATTTCAGTTCTTCACCTTCGCAGGGAGCCCGTATCAACCAAGCGCTTGGCATTTCAAAAACCTATCAGAATGTGGTGAAGATTGCTCACGATCGTTTCATTTCTCCAGCGGAGCTGGCTGAGCTGAAAGGTGACCAACAGATCGGCGGCGTCCCGCATGGGATTCCAATTGCAGGCATTGGTGGTTGCACAGTCGGACAGCCGAGTTGCCCGTACAATCCGGTCACGTCCTGTTATGGGTGCAGTCGATTTATGCCTGTCGCGGTCGCTGCTATTCATCAGGAGGTACTGAATAATCTGCGTGAGGTTATGAAGCTCTTCTATTCGTCGTCGCACGGAGAGCGCGGCTCGCCGGCATTTCAGATCGAGAGCACAATCTCTAAGGTGCAAGCAATTCTCGATGAAATCGGAGGCGAACAACATGAACCCATACTTTGA